A window of the Arachis duranensis cultivar V14167 chromosome 5, aradu.V14167.gnm2.J7QH, whole genome shotgun sequence genome harbors these coding sequences:
- the LOC110281371 gene encoding uncharacterized protein LOC110281371 codes for MQMVSSIISRTITSLSKTRSPILLKCPFFAATTQKLQQPEIPRDFRKWGSVGFCRMSKFANGFTPLQTKPLDSIVDVEILKDRYLDDIASIWDDYHLGRGHIGASMKAKFYNLLEHRASECRYFVIPVWRESGYTTMFVQCQTPHILFTGLEDYKARRTQAAPYFTVTFYKEFTETRDLVLIRGDVVFTSKLTDSEAEWLIETVQSFYLNDARYKLVERFNKETHDFEFKDVLQALNMSIL; via the exons ATGCAAATGGTATCTTCAATAATCTCAAGGACCATAACTTCTTTGTCCAAGACCCGAAGCCCGATTCTGCTTAAATGCCCTTTCTTTGCAGCAACTACCCAGAAATTGCAGCAACCGGAGATTCcgagagattttcgaaaatgggGTTCGGTTGGATTTTGCAGGATGTCAAAGTTCGCCAATGGGTTCACTCCTTTGCAGACAAAGCCCTTGGATTCCATTGTAGATGTTGAAATATTGAAGGACCGCTACCTTGATGATATTGCTTCTATTTGGGATGAT TATCACTTGGGAAGAGGTCATATTGGAGCATCCATGAAAGCAAAATTTTATAACCTGCTAGAGCATAGAGCTTCAGAAtg CCGATATTTTGTCATTCCTGTGTGGAGAGAAAGCGGTTATACGACAATGTTTG tgcAGTGCCAGACTCCACACATTCTTTTTACAGGTCTTGAAGATTACAAGGCCAGGAGAACACAAGCAGCCCCCTACTTTACTGTGACCTTTTACAAAGAATTTACTGAGACCAGGGACTTGGTGCTTATCCGTGGGGATGTTGTGTTTACCAGCAAGCTGACCGACTCTGAGGCGGAATGGCTAATAGAAACTGTTCAGTCTTTCTATTTGAATGATGCGAGGTACAAACTGGTTGAGAGGTTCAACAAAGAAACACATGATTTTGAGTTTAAGGATGTCTTACAAGCGTTGAACATGTCCATTCTGTGA
- the LOC107491393 gene encoding uncharacterized protein LOC107491393, which produces MQRVSSTISRTIASLSKARSLFLLKRPFFAATTQKSQQPEIPGDFRKWGSAGFCRTSKFASGFTPLQPKPLDSIVDVERLKDRYPDDIASIWDDYHLGRGHIGASMKAKLYNLLEHRASECRYFVIPVWRGSGYTTMFVQVQMPHILFTGLEDYKARGTQAAPYFTVTFYKEFAETKDLVLIRGDVVFTSKLTDSEAEWLIETVQSFYLNDVRYKLVERFNKETHDFEFKDVLQALNMPIL; this is translated from the exons ATGCAAAGGGTATCTTCAACAATCTCAAGGACCATAGCTTCTTTGTCCAAGGCCAGAAGCCTGTTTCTGCTTAAACGCCCTTTCTTTGCAGCAACTACCCAGAAATCGCAGCAGCCGGAGATTCCGGGAGATTTCCGGAAATGGGGTTCGGCTGGGTTTTGCAGGACGTCAAAGTTCGCCAGTGGGTTCACTCCTTTGCAGCCAAAGCCCTTGGATTCCATTGTAGATGTTGAAAGATTGAAGGACCGGTACCCTGATGATATTGCTTCTATTTGGGATGAT TATCACTTGGGAAGAGGTCATATTGGAGCATCCATGAAAGCAAAACTTTATAACCTGCTGGAGCATAGAGCTTCAGAAtg CCGATATTTTGTGATTCCTGTGTGGAGAGGAAGCGGTTATACAACAATGTTTGTTCAAg TGCAGATGCCACACATTCTTTTTACGGGTCTTGAAGATTACAAGGCCAGGGGAACACAAGCAGCCCCCTACTTTACTGTGACCTTTTACAAAGAATTTGCTGAGACCAAGGACTTGGTGCTTATCCGTGGGGATGTTGTGTTTACCAGCAAGCTGACTGACTCTGAGGCGGAATGGCTAATAGAAACTGTTCAGTCTTTCTATTTGAATGATGTGAGGTACAAACTGGTTGAGAGGTTCAACAAAGAAACACATGATTTTGAGTTTAAGGATGTCTTGCAAGCGTTGAACATGCCGATTCTGTGA
- the LOC127747694 gene encoding uncharacterized protein LOC127747694, protein MPSIASSSSQTNLSPPKKQNPSSSLHRRGKEGDTVRRAVVVLKLSNLCSLQLLSTLTLSNEALFSQKETLAYSSFCRCPSLSGASVCLPLQSRLLPSVVMLVASSPLSVVLNHFSSYSAQTAQIKEGIGCIQRYANPLQSSTKFFKLNH, encoded by the exons aTGCCTTCAATAGCCTCGTCCTCCTCTCAAACGAACCTCTCTCCCCCCAAAAAACAAAACCCTAGCAGTAGCCTCCACCGCCGCGGCAAGGAGGGAGACACCGTCCGTCGCGCCGTCGTCGTTCTTAAGCTCTCCAACCTCTGTTCACTCCAACTCCTCTCAACTCTCACTCTCTCAAACGAAGCTCTCTTCTCCCAAAAAGAAACCCTAGCTTACAGTAGCTTCTGCCGCTGTCCGTCGCTTTCAGGAGCTTCCGTCTGTCTACCTCTGCAGAGCCGTCTGCTGCCATCCGTTGTCATGCTTGTCGCCTCGTCGCCGTTGTCCGTCGTGCTCAACCACTTTTCCTCATACTCTGCCCAGACTGCTCAGATCAAAGAAG GTATAGGATGCATCCAGAGATATGCAAATCCTCTTCAGTCTTCTACAAAATTTTTCAAGCTTAACCACTGA
- the LOC107491392 gene encoding vesicle transport protein GOT1 has product MVSFEMNDRKKIGLGLTGFGIFFSFLGVVFFFDKGLLAMGNILFVSGVSLTIGLKSTMQFFMKRSNFKGTISFGIGFLILIMGWPILGMIIEAYGFIVLFSGFWPTLAVFLQKIPILGWLFQQPYVRSLFDRYRGRRVPI; this is encoded by the exons ATGGTTTCCTTTGAGATGAATGATCGCAAGA AGATTGGATTAGGGTTAACTGGATTTGGTATATTTTTCTCATTCCTTGGGGTAGTCTTCTTCTTCGACAAGGGATTACTAGCCATGGGAAAC ATCCTGTTTGTTTCTGGAGTGTCCTTAACCATTGGCCTGAAATCCACTATGCAATTCTTTATGAAACGAAGTAATTTCAAG GGAACAATCTCATTTGGTATTGGATTCTTGATTCTCATAATGGGATGGCCTATTTTGGGCATGATCATTGAGGCTTATGGATTCATCGTACTATTCAG TGGTTTCTGGCCTACACTGGCTGTTTTCTTACAGAAGATTCCCATTCTTGGTTGGTTGTTTCAACAGCCATATGTTCGATCG TTGTTTGACAGGTATAGGGGCCGGCGAGTACCTATTTAA
- the LOC107491058 gene encoding cytochrome P450 82A1-like, whose amino-acid sequence MDTYLISTLAIGIVSLIIFLCLFLLPPFKASHLKEPPIVHGAWPILGHLPLLSGSSEPLHMALGSMTDKYGPLFTIKLGATKTIVLSSSEMAKECFTKNDMVVSSRPKLVAIENLSYNFTMVGFAPYGSYWRKLRKIVTLELLSNRRIELLAHIRVSEVGASIKELVSVWSDNKNSNNDEYVFVEMKKWFSELAFNTVLRMIVGKRYFGSMDAASEEKAKRCLKTMREFMHLVAVFTVGDAIPYLRWLDLGGHEKAMKKIAKELDEILSEWLEEHRKNRVLDEQDFMGMMLLILRDNDIDGINVDTIIKATTLAMIVGGVDTVTVTLTWAMCLLMRNPNILEKAKEELDTQVGNQRCIKESDINKMVYLQAIVKETLRLCPAAPLSAPREFTQDCTLGGYHIKKGTQLITNIWKINTNSQSWPYPLEFKPERFLTTHKDVDVRGHHFELLPFGSGRRMCPGVSFGLQMVHFTLASFLHSFEILNPSSEPVDMTGILGLTNVKATPLEVLVKPRFSPDCYDL is encoded by the exons ATGGACACATACCTAATAAGCACCTTGGCAATTGGAATCGTTTCTCTAATCATCTTCCTCTGCttatttcttcttcctcctttcaaAGCTAGCCACCTTAAAGAACCCCCAATTGTTCATGGTGCATGGCCTATACTCGGTCATCTTCCATTGTTGAGTGGCTCATCAGAGCCACTCCACATGGCTTTAGGTTCCATGACAGACAAGTACGGACCCCTTTTTACCATCAAGCTTGGCGCCACAAAAACCATAGTACTCAGCAGCTCTGAAATGGCTAAAGAATGCTTCACAAAAAATGACATGGTTGTCTCGTCTCGCCCCAAGCTTGTCGCCATTGAAAACCTTTCCTACAACTTCACAATGGTGGGGTTCGCGCCATACGGTTCGTATTGGCGCAAACTTCGCAAGATAGTGACCTTGGAGCTCTTGTCTAATCGCCGCATCGAGCTACTAGCCCACATTCGCGTCTCTGAAGTTGGAGCTTCTATAAAGGAACTCGTTAGTGTTTGGTCggataataaaaatagtaacaATGATGAGTATGTATTTGTAGAGATGAAAAAGTGGTTTTCAGAATTGGCATTCAACACGGTTCTTAGAATGATTGTGGGGAAGAGATACTTTGGTTCCATGGACGCCGCGAGTGAGGAGAAGGCGAAAAGATGCTTGAAGACCATGAGAGAGTTTATGCATCTCGTGGCGGTGTTCACTGTTGGAGATGCCATTCCTTATCTCAGGTGGTTGGATTTGGGGGGTCACGAGAAAGCCATGAAAAAGATCGCTAAGGAGTTAGATGAGATCTTGAGTGAATGGTTGGAAGAGCACCGCAAAAACAGAGTGTTGGATGAACAAGACTTCATGGGCATGATGCTTTTAATTCTCAGGGACAATGATATTGATGGGATTAATGTCGATACCATTATCAAAGCCACAACATTG GCAATGATTGTTGGAGGAGTTGATACCGTCACTGTTACCCTTACATGGGCAATGTGTTTGCTTATGAGAAATCCTAATATACTAGAGAAAGCAAAAGAAGAACTTGACACCCAAGTTGGAAACCAGAGATGCATAAAAGAGTCGGATATAAACAAAATGGTATATCTTCAAGCAATAGTCAAAGAGACACTACGGTTGTGTCCGGCGGCCCCTCTTTCAGCGCCGCGCGAATTCACCCAAGATTGCACTTTAGGCGGATACCATATTAAGAAAGGAACTCAGTTAATCACAAATATCTGGAAGATTAACACCAATTCTCAGAGTTGGCCATATCCATTGGAGTTCAAACCAGAAAGGTTTCTTACAACTCACAAAGATGTTGATGTTAGGGGTCACCATTTTGAGTTGTTACCATTTGGAAGTGGTAGAAGAATGTGTCCAGGAGTATCTTTTGGCCTTCAAATGGTTCACTTTACTCTGGCTAGCTTTTTACATTCCTTTGAAATCTTGAATCCATCTTCAGAACCTGTTGATATGACTGGAATTCTTGGATTGACTAATGTTAAAGCTACTCCACTTGAGGTTCTGGTTAAACCACGTTTCTCTCCCGACTGTTATGACTTATAA